A region from the Arthrobacter roseus genome encodes:
- a CDS encoding glycosyltransferase family 9 protein has translation MEQQLPEQRTTATFGGSELIARGVGPVLQKFDGVRTIAVLRGGGLGDLMFAMPAIDALAAAYPQADITLLGAPAHRVLLEGRPGSVLKVEVLPFAQGVREGTSGNTDDDAAELDRFFDRLGGTFDLAVQLHGGGRYSNPFLLKLKAPHTVGTRTPDAEPLDRTLPYIYSQHEVFRFLEVAGLAGAYPTTLEPQIEVTDQEHDGGQRWLTGGNELLVIHPGATDPRRRWPTSSFAAIGHRAAEDGCRVLVVGDESDVGAAADIVRLANHTAVSSVAGELSLSELVGLLSAATVMVGNDSGPRHLAQAVGTPTVGIYWVGNVINAGAIGRMLHRVRMAWVTHCPVCGRDVTQVGWTSERCEHDDSLVAAIQPDDVYADVRELMATSLLLRGR, from the coding sequence GTGGAGCAGCAGCTGCCCGAGCAGCGGACGACGGCGACCTTCGGCGGGAGCGAGCTTATCGCCAGGGGTGTGGGTCCGGTGCTGCAGAAGTTCGACGGCGTTCGAACGATCGCGGTCCTTCGCGGCGGAGGCCTGGGCGATCTCATGTTCGCTATGCCAGCCATCGATGCTCTTGCCGCCGCGTATCCGCAGGCTGACATCACCCTGCTGGGTGCCCCAGCCCACCGCGTACTCCTTGAGGGGCGGCCCGGCAGCGTGTTGAAGGTCGAGGTACTGCCCTTCGCCCAGGGTGTTCGCGAGGGCACCAGCGGCAACACCGACGACGACGCAGCCGAGCTCGACAGGTTCTTTGACCGTCTTGGAGGGACCTTTGATCTAGCCGTCCAGCTGCACGGTGGCGGCCGGTATTCAAACCCGTTTCTGCTGAAGCTCAAGGCTCCGCACACAGTGGGTACCCGCACGCCCGACGCCGAACCACTCGATCGCACGCTGCCCTATATCTACAGCCAGCACGAGGTCTTCCGTTTCCTCGAGGTTGCCGGGCTGGCTGGCGCCTACCCAACAACTCTGGAACCACAGATTGAGGTCACAGATCAGGAGCACGACGGCGGCCAACGCTGGCTCACGGGCGGCAACGAGCTGCTGGTCATCCACCCCGGCGCCACGGATCCGCGTCGGAGGTGGCCGACGTCGTCGTTCGCTGCCATTGGTCACCGAGCCGCTGAGGATGGCTGCCGGGTCTTGGTTGTCGGGGACGAGTCCGACGTCGGCGCCGCCGCGGACATTGTCCGGCTGGCCAATCACACCGCAGTCTCGTCAGTAGCGGGCGAGCTTTCACTCAGCGAGCTGGTGGGTCTACTCAGCGCTGCGACCGTCATGGTGGGCAACGACAGCGGCCCACGACATCTGGCGCAGGCCGTGGGTACGCCCACGGTAGGAATCTACTGGGTGGGCAATGTGATCAATGCTGGTGCGATCGGTCGGATGTTGCATCGTGTCCGCATGGCCTGGGTGACACATTGCCCGGTTTGTGGGCGGGACGTGACGCAGGTGGGCTGGACGTCCGAACGTTGTGAACACGATGATTCACTGGTTGCGGCGATCCAGCCCGACGATGTCTATGCCGACGTGCGTGAACTCATGGCCACGAGCCTTCTTCTTCGTGGGCGATGA